Proteins co-encoded in one Candidatus Thiodictyon syntrophicum genomic window:
- a CDS encoding superoxide dismutase, whose product MQPRALALTIAVTLATLAPCGGAALAADPPVPAPAAAPAQVPAPAFTLAPLPYPADALAPVIDQATMEIHHDRHHAGYVKALNEAVAATPELQGKTLEALLAGASKSTAVRNLGGGHYNHALFWTLMAPVGQGGEPSAALKARIDKDFGSWDAFTKAFEEAGLKRFGSGWVWLIWTGDKLRIISTPNQDNPLMDVAEVKGQPILANDVWEHAYYLKHQNKRGDYLKGWWPVVNWTRVNGLFDAAAG is encoded by the coding sequence ATGCAGCCCAGAGCACTGGCCTTGACCATCGCCGTAACGCTCGCCACGCTGGCGCCCTGCGGCGGTGCCGCGTTGGCGGCCGATCCGCCGGTCCCGGCCCCGGCCGCCGCCCCGGCCCAGGTCCCGGCGCCGGCCTTCACCCTCGCCCCCTTGCCCTATCCCGCCGACGCACTGGCGCCGGTGATCGACCAGGCGACCATGGAGATCCACCACGACCGCCACCACGCCGGCTATGTGAAGGCCCTGAACGAGGCCGTGGCCGCCACCCCGGAGCTTCAGGGCAAGACCCTGGAGGCCTTGCTGGCGGGTGCCTCCAAGTCGACGGCGGTGCGCAATCTCGGCGGCGGTCACTACAATCACGCCCTGTTTTGGACCCTGATGGCCCCGGTGGGTCAGGGCGGCGAGCCATCGGCGGCGCTGAAGGCCCGGATCGATAAGGATTTCGGTTCCTGGGATGCCTTCACCAAGGCCTTTGAGGAGGCGGGCCTGAAGCGCTTCGGCTCCGGTTGGGTGTGGCTGATCTGGACCGGGGACAAACTCCGGATCATCTCCACGCCGAACCAGGATAACCCCCTGATGGACGTGGCCGAGGTAAAGGGCCAGCCGATCCTCGCCAATGATGTCTGGGAGCACGCCTACTATCTGAAGCACCAGAACAAGCGCGGGGACTACCTCAAGGGCTGGTGGCCGGTGGTGAACTGGACCCGCGTCAACGGGCTCTTCGACGCGGCGGCGGGGTAG
- a CDS encoding Uma2 family endonuclease — protein sequence MSLQPKPHLSFEDWLEGERAALEGRSEYIGGEVFAMTGGSAAHNAIVMNVGGQLWTQMQGRPCQVYANDMKVRVGAANAGTYRVRVIRRVALESKASALATHFQG from the coding sequence ATGTCACTGCAACCCAAACCCCATCTGAGCTTCGAGGACTGGCTGGAAGGCGAGCGCGCGGCCCTGGAGGGCCGCAGCGAGTATATCGGCGGCGAGGTCTTCGCCATGACCGGGGGGAGCGCGGCCCACAACGCCATCGTGATGAATGTCGGCGGCCAACTGTGGACGCAGATGCAGGGCCGCCCCTGCCAGGTCTACGCCAACGACATGAAGGTGCGGGTGGGCGCGGCCAATGCCGGGACCTATAGGGTAAGAGTCATAAGAAGAGTTGCACTGGAGTCCAAGGCTTCAGCCTTGGCGACCCACTTCCAAGGCTGA
- a CDS encoding formylglycine-generating enzyme family protein produces MSAFARDRAERLRALAKGAKADEGNLRDLALAEAGRWDTKLQAAAKVPGEAQAEKRFGPRQCPVGTIEQEMVEIPGGDFQMGCSPDDSQCYLNEKEPHQVSVKTFRMGRCEVTRAQWVAVMDANPARFKGDDRPVESVSWNEIQDFLDRLNADGKGRPYRLPSEASARDGV; encoded by the coding sequence GTGTCCGCCTTCGCGCGCGACCGCGCCGAACGGCTCCGCGCGCTGGCCAAAGGGGCCAAGGCGGACGAGGGCAACCTGCGTGACCTGGCGCTGGCCGAGGCGGGGCGCTGGGATACGAAGCTACAAGCGGCGGCCAAGGTGCCGGGTGAAGCGCAGGCCGAGAAGCGGTTCGGGCCCCGCCAGTGCCCGGTCGGCACCATCGAACAGGAGATGGTCGAGATCCCCGGCGGCGACTTCCAGATGGGTTGCAGCCCCGACGACAGCCAGTGCTATCTTAACGAGAAAGAGCCGCACCAGGTCAGTGTGAAGACCTTCCGCATGGGCCGGTGTGAGGTGACCCGCGCGCAATGGGTGGCGGTGATGGACGCTAATCCGGCGCGCTTCAAAGGCGATGACCGGCCGGTAGAGAGCGTCTCTTGGAATGAGATCCAAGACTTCCTCGACCGCTTGAATGCCGACGGCAAGGGTCGGCCCTATCGCCTGCCGAGCGAGGCCTCCGCGCGGGACGGGGTTTGA
- a CDS encoding PP2C family serine/threonine-protein phosphatase, with protein sequence MTWRAYGASVRGTSHQRSGLPCQDAHGWRALPAGGLLCAVADGLGSAPRADEGAQRAVAAALDALEAALAAAPAALDEAAIAGYLRAAFAAARAALERNADPNPLRDYATTLLLAAVTPDWTAVGQIGDGAVVGHWPDGRLETLSLPQRGEYANETTPLTSPDAGARLQVRVWPAPLRALALFSDGLQGLCINLTTGAPFERFFAPFLQALSGPFDADAIGARLAAFLESARVCARTDDDKTLLVAGLPDPA encoded by the coding sequence ATGACCTGGCGCGCCTACGGCGCCTCGGTTCGCGGCACCAGCCACCAGCGCAGCGGCCTGCCCTGTCAGGACGCCCACGGCTGGCGGGCGCTTCCGGCCGGCGGTCTGCTGTGCGCCGTCGCCGACGGCCTGGGCTCCGCCCCCCGCGCCGATGAAGGGGCGCAGCGTGCCGTCGCCGCCGCCCTCGACGCCCTGGAGGCGGCCTTGGCCGCCGCGCCGGCCGCGTTGGACGAGGCGGCCATCGCGGGGTACCTGCGCGCCGCCTTCGCCGCCGCCCGCGCCGCCCTGGAGCGCAACGCCGACCCCAACCCCCTGCGGGACTACGCCACCACCCTGCTGCTGGCCGCCGTCACCCCCGACTGGACCGCGGTCGGGCAGATCGGCGACGGGGCCGTGGTCGGACACTGGCCCGACGGCCGCCTGGAGACCCTGAGCCTGCCGCAGCGCGGCGAATATGCCAATGAGACCACCCCGCTTACCAGCCCGGACGCCGGCGCACGCCTCCAGGTTCGTGTCTGGCCGGCGCCCCTGCGCGCCCTGGCGCTCTTCAGCGACGGGCTGCAGGGGCTGTGCATCAACCTGACCACCGGCGCCCCCTTCGAGCGCTTCTTCGCCCCCTTCCTGCAGGCCCTCAGCGGACCCTTCGATGCCGACGCGATCGGCGCCCGCCTCGCCGCCTTCCTCGAGTCCGCGCGCGTCTGCGCCCGCACCGACGACGACAAGACTCTGCTCGTGGCCGGCCTCCCGGACCCCGCCTGA
- the topA gene encoding type I DNA topoisomerase, translated as MNLVVVESPAKAKTIKKYLGPDFEVVASYGHVRDLIPKEGAVDPEHGFEMKYQIIERNEKHVQAIAKLLKDADALYLATDPDREGEAISWHLYELLKARRQLGKRPVYRVVFNEITKRAVQEAVANPRELAYDLVNAQQARRALDYLVGFNLSPLLWKKIRRGLSAGRVQSPALRLICERETEIEAFLSQEYWSIEADCQGETRPFAARLVEFGGEKVEQFTITDAARAAEVQAALEQAADGKLRVEQVERKQRKRFPAPPFITSTLQQEAARKLGFTALRTMRVAQQLYEGVDVGGGAVGLISYMRTDSVNLAQEAIAEIRAYVTERYGEGYLPEQPRLYKTKAKNAQEAHEAIRPTSVLREPGAVKAFLSVEQFKLYELVWKRSVACQMAHALINQVSVSLSAGPGNGFRATGSTVAEAGFMRVYLEGRDDATAADDDEDSNLPPMQEGDLIVLKAIRAEQHFTEPPPRFSEATLVKALEEFGIGRPSTYASIITTLQEREYVVLDKKRFLPTDVGRVVNKFLTEYFATYVDYDFTARLEDDLDAVSRGEAEWVPLLERFWRPFKERIDHTQETVKRSDVTQEPIAEICPKCGGPLSIRLGRNGRFIGCTNYPECDYTRDLNADKAAAEPKEVIEGRVCPDCGSPLEVKNGRYGKFIGCSGYPKCKHIEPLERPEDTGVTCPKCTKGTLQKKKSRRGKVFFSCSTYPKCDYAVWNDPIAEPCPRCGWPVLTIKTTKRNGTEKVCPQKDCTFSEPYEGVGTPEEVEG; from the coding sequence ATGAATCTCGTCGTCGTCGAATCCCCCGCCAAGGCCAAAACCATCAAGAAGTACCTGGGACCGGACTTCGAGGTGGTCGCCTCCTACGGCCATGTGCGGGACCTGATCCCCAAGGAGGGGGCGGTGGACCCGGAGCACGGGTTCGAGATGAAGTACCAGATCATCGAGCGCAACGAGAAACACGTCCAGGCCATCGCCAAGCTGCTGAAAGACGCCGACGCACTCTACCTGGCGACCGACCCGGACCGCGAGGGGGAGGCGATCTCCTGGCACCTCTACGAGCTGCTCAAGGCGCGCCGCCAGCTCGGCAAGCGGCCGGTCTACCGGGTGGTCTTCAACGAGATCACCAAGCGTGCGGTCCAGGAGGCCGTGGCCAACCCGCGCGAACTCGCCTACGATCTGGTCAACGCCCAGCAGGCCAGGCGCGCGCTCGACTACCTGGTGGGCTTCAACCTCTCGCCGCTCCTGTGGAAAAAGATCCGCCGCGGGCTCTCCGCCGGGCGCGTGCAGAGCCCGGCCCTGCGCCTGATCTGCGAGCGCGAGACCGAGATCGAGGCCTTCCTGAGCCAGGAATACTGGAGCATCGAGGCCGACTGCCAGGGCGAGACGCGCCCCTTTGCCGCCCGGCTCGTGGAGTTCGGCGGCGAGAAGGTGGAGCAGTTCACCATCACCGACGCCGCACGCGCGGCCGAGGTCCAGGCGGCCCTGGAGCAGGCCGCGGACGGCAAACTGCGCGTCGAGCAGGTGGAGCGCAAGCAGCGCAAGCGTTTCCCGGCCCCGCCCTTCATCACCTCCACCCTCCAGCAGGAGGCCGCGCGCAAGCTCGGCTTCACCGCGCTGCGCACCATGCGCGTGGCCCAGCAGCTCTACGAGGGCGTCGACGTGGGCGGCGGCGCCGTCGGTCTCATCTCCTATATGCGCACCGACTCGGTCAACCTGGCCCAGGAGGCGATCGCCGAGATCCGCGCCTATGTGACCGAGCGCTATGGTGAGGGGTACCTGCCCGAGCAGCCGCGCCTCTACAAGACCAAGGCCAAAAACGCCCAGGAGGCCCACGAGGCGATCCGCCCCACCTCGGTCCTGCGCGAACCGGGGGCGGTCAAGGCCTTCCTGAGCGTGGAGCAATTCAAGCTCTATGAACTGGTATGGAAGCGCTCCGTGGCCTGTCAGATGGCCCATGCCCTCATCAACCAGGTCTCGGTTTCCTTAAGCGCCGGCCCCGGCAACGGCTTTCGCGCCACCGGTTCCACCGTGGCGGAAGCGGGCTTCATGCGCGTCTATCTGGAGGGCCGCGACGACGCCACCGCCGCCGATGACGACGAGGACAGCAACCTCCCGCCGATGCAGGAGGGCGACCTCATCGTGCTCAAGGCCATCCGCGCCGAGCAGCACTTCACCGAGCCTCCGCCGCGCTTCAGCGAGGCGACCCTGGTCAAGGCCCTGGAAGAATTCGGCATCGGCCGGCCCTCCACCTACGCCTCCATCATCACCACCCTGCAAGAGCGCGAATACGTGGTGCTGGACAAGAAGCGCTTCCTGCCCACCGACGTGGGCCGGGTGGTCAACAAGTTCCTCACCGAATATTTCGCCACCTATGTCGATTACGACTTCACCGCCCGGCTGGAGGACGATCTCGACGCCGTCTCCCGCGGCGAGGCGGAATGGGTGCCGCTGTTGGAGCGGTTCTGGCGGCCGTTCAAGGAGCGCATCGACCACACCCAGGAGACGGTGAAGCGCAGCGACGTGACCCAGGAACCGATCGCCGAGATCTGCCCCAAGTGCGGCGGCCCCCTCTCCATCCGGCTCGGGCGCAACGGCCGCTTCATCGGCTGCACCAACTATCCGGAGTGCGACTACACCCGCGATCTGAACGCCGACAAGGCGGCGGCCGAGCCCAAGGAGGTCATCGAGGGGCGCGTCTGTCCCGACTGCGGCTCCCCTCTGGAGGTCAAGAATGGGCGCTACGGCAAGTTCATCGGCTGCAGCGGCTATCCCAAGTGCAAACACATCGAGCCGCTGGAGCGCCCGGAGGATACCGGCGTCACCTGCCCCAAGTGCACCAAGGGGACGTTGCAGAAAAAGAAATCCCGCCGCGGCAAGGTCTTTTTCTCCTGCTCGACCTATCCCAAGTGCGATTATGCCGTGTGGAACGACCCCATCGCCGAACCCTGCCCGCGCTGCGGCTGGCCGGTGCTGACCATCAAGACCACCAAGCGCAATGGGACCGAGAAGGTCTGTCCGCAGAAGGACTGTACCTTCAGTGAGCCGTACGAGGGGGTGGGGACTCCGGAAGAGGTGGAAGGCTAG
- a CDS encoding DUF494 family protein, producing MDDSMVDVLIYLFEHYMDGDAQPPTDQDELEGELAAAGFSAGEVAKALHWLDELAAGAEAPVSHGHAVGSIRIYTDAECDKLDREGRGFLLFLEQIGILDPSSRELVVERALAIDHPWVGVDELKWVVLLVLLNRPGLEAAFTRMEDLIYSDSSAYLH from the coding sequence ATGGATGACAGCATGGTCGATGTTCTGATCTACCTGTTCGAGCACTATATGGACGGGGACGCTCAGCCCCCGACCGATCAGGATGAGTTGGAGGGCGAGCTCGCCGCGGCCGGATTCAGCGCGGGCGAGGTCGCCAAGGCCCTGCACTGGCTCGATGAGCTGGCGGCCGGTGCCGAGGCGCCCGTGTCGCACGGCCATGCGGTGGGCTCCATCCGCATCTACACGGACGCCGAGTGCGACAAGCTGGACCGGGAGGGCCGCGGCTTTCTGCTGTTCCTGGAGCAGATCGGCATCCTCGACCCGAGCAGTCGCGAGTTGGTGGTCGAGCGCGCCCTGGCGATCGACCACCCCTGGGTCGGGGTGGACGAGCTCAAGTGGGTGGTCCTGCTGGTGCTGCTGAACCGGCCGGGCCTGGAGGCCGCCTTCACCCGGATGGAAGACCTGATCTACAGCGATTCCTCGGCCTATCTGCACTGA
- the dprA gene encoding DNA-processing protein DprA — translation MSAKNEPEASWSSLDAWLTLAAAPGIGPRTCARLVARFGSPAGVLAAAPGVLGELGLKPAAISALARPDRDWIAAVRAWADQPDAHILARDDPRYPPLLLEIADPPTLLYVRGDPRLLAEPQVAIVGSRNPTPAGREITREFAHRLASCGLVITSGLAAGVDGEAHTGALETGKTIAVLGTGPDRVYPAGHRDLARRIAGQGALVSEFAPGQGPLARNFPRRNRIIAGLSLGTLVTEAALRSGSLITARQAGEQGREVFAVPGSIRNPLARGCHALIRDGAVLVEEAAEVLAVLAPQLRGHLGALPPPPAAGGSASDPDPGGAGAAAGPDPDYQQLFAALGFDPVAPDELIRRTGLPAAAVSSMLLVLELGGHVSSCPGGRYCRSRA, via the coding sequence ATGAGTGCGAAAAACGAGCCTGAGGCTTCCTGGTCTTCGCTGGACGCCTGGCTGACCCTGGCGGCGGCACCCGGGATCGGACCCCGGACCTGTGCCCGTCTGGTGGCGCGCTTCGGCAGCCCCGCGGGGGTGCTCGCGGCGGCCCCCGGGGTGCTCGGCGAATTGGGGCTCAAGCCCGCGGCGATCAGTGCGCTGGCGCGCCCGGACCGCGACTGGATCGCCGCGGTGCGCGCCTGGGCGGACCAGCCCGATGCCCATATCCTGGCCCGCGACGACCCGCGCTATCCCCCGCTGCTCCTGGAGATCGCCGACCCGCCGACCCTGCTATATGTGCGCGGCGACCCGCGGCTCCTCGCCGAACCCCAGGTCGCCATCGTCGGCAGCCGCAATCCGACCCCCGCGGGGCGCGAGATCACGCGGGAGTTCGCGCACCGGCTGGCCTCCTGCGGGCTCGTCATCACCAGCGGATTGGCCGCCGGGGTGGATGGGGAGGCCCATACGGGGGCCCTGGAGACCGGCAAGACCATCGCGGTGCTCGGTACCGGACCCGATCGGGTCTACCCGGCCGGCCACCGGGATCTCGCGCGGCGGATCGCCGGGCAAGGGGCGCTGGTGAGCGAGTTCGCCCCCGGCCAGGGACCGCTCGCGCGCAATTTCCCGCGTCGCAACCGCATTATCGCGGGGCTATCGCTGGGCACCCTGGTCACCGAGGCGGCGTTGCGCAGCGGCTCGCTGATCACGGCCCGGCAGGCGGGCGAACAGGGCCGCGAGGTCTTTGCCGTGCCGGGCTCCATCCGCAATCCGTTGGCGCGGGGCTGCCATGCCCTGATCCGCGACGGCGCCGTTCTGGTGGAGGAGGCCGCCGAGGTCCTGGCCGTCCTGGCACCGCAACTGCGCGGCCACCTGGGGGCGCTCCCGCCGCCCCCCGCCGCGGGCGGCAGCGCGTCCGACCCGGACCCGGGCGGGGCGGGCGCCGCCGCGGGGCCGGACCCGGATTACCAGCAACTGTTCGCGGCCCTGGGCTTCGATCCGGTCGCGCCGGACGAATTGATCCGCCGCACCGGGCTTCCCGCGGCGGCCGTCTCCTCCATGCTGTTGGTGTTGGAGTTGGGCGGTCATGTATCATCCTGTCCCGGCGGCCGCTACTGCCGTTCCCGGGCCTGA
- a CDS encoding LysM peptidoglycan-binding domain-containing protein, with the protein MRPQFVCHSAAAAANSRARTLHRAAVGLCLWVILAALPGGAPALHAAELLPGAPDTYTVRPADTLWGIAARFLRDPWRWREVWQANADVANPNLIYPGDVLRVTRVNGRVQIGVDRGGETVVGHRGGMRVVKLSPRVRVSPLKAAIPTIPISAIGPFLSQPYVAESNQINSAPYVVGFPEEHIVAGLGDAIYVRRIDSAERDRFQILRPGEALRDPKTNETLGFLALFVASVALERTGDPAKLRVLRSEREVSIGDRVIPASLDEPLSNFFPRPAPAGLRAQILAVLNGVTQVGQNDLVIINAGTRERVEPGHVFEVYQGGIKQTDQVRQGGFNWDWKQETPLSTRFWYGDNQKIRAWRHDEPDANMPLPPTVDVRPLRPSFIQPFERSGLLMVFRTFERLSFAIVLEANRAMHIRDRIAPPPT; encoded by the coding sequence ATGCGTCCCCAGTTCGTCTGCCATAGCGCCGCCGCCGCGGCAAACTCCCGCGCCCGAACCCTGCATCGGGCCGCGGTCGGCCTATGCCTCTGGGTCATCCTGGCAGCCCTGCCGGGGGGCGCGCCCGCCCTGCACGCCGCGGAACTCCTGCCCGGCGCGCCGGACACCTACACGGTGCGCCCCGCCGATACCCTGTGGGGCATCGCGGCCCGCTTCCTGCGCGATCCCTGGCGCTGGCGTGAGGTCTGGCAGGCCAACGCCGACGTCGCCAACCCGAACCTGATTTACCCGGGCGACGTCCTGCGGGTCACGAGGGTCAACGGCCGGGTGCAGATCGGCGTGGATCGCGGCGGCGAGACGGTGGTCGGGCACCGGGGCGGGATGCGGGTGGTCAAGCTCAGCCCCCGGGTGCGGGTGTCGCCGCTCAAGGCGGCGATTCCGACCATCCCCATCTCCGCCATCGGCCCCTTCCTCAGCCAGCCCTACGTGGCGGAGTCCAACCAAATCAACAGTGCCCCTTATGTGGTTGGCTTCCCGGAAGAGCATATCGTCGCGGGCCTCGGGGACGCGATCTATGTGCGGCGGATCGATAGCGCTGAGCGTGACCGCTTCCAGATCCTGCGCCCCGGGGAGGCCCTGCGCGACCCCAAGACCAACGAAACCCTGGGCTTCTTGGCGCTCTTCGTCGCCAGTGTGGCGTTGGAGCGCACCGGCGACCCGGCCAAGCTGCGGGTGTTGCGCTCCGAGCGTGAGGTCTCCATCGGCGACCGGGTGATCCCGGCCTCGCTGGATGAGCCGCTCAGCAACTTTTTTCCGCGGCCGGCGCCAGCCGGATTGCGCGCCCAGATCCTGGCCGTGCTCAATGGTGTCACCCAGGTCGGCCAGAATGACCTCGTCATCATCAACGCCGGGACCCGGGAGCGGGTCGAGCCCGGCCATGTGTTCGAGGTCTACCAGGGTGGGATCAAGCAGACGGACCAGGTGCGTCAGGGTGGGTTCAACTGGGACTGGAAGCAGGAGACGCCACTGTCCACCCGGTTCTGGTACGGCGACAACCAGAAAATCCGCGCGTGGCGCCACGACGAGCCGGATGCCAACATGCCGTTGCCGCCGACGGTCGATGTCCGCCCGCTGCGCCCATCCTTCATCCAACCCTTTGAACGTTCAGGTCTCCTGATGGTCTTCCGCACCTTCGAGCGGCTGAGCTTCGCCATCGTCCTGGAGGCCAACCGGGCGATGCATATCCGCGACCGGATTGCGCCGCCGCCGACCTGA
- the def gene encoding peptide deformylase, producing MAKLDILTFPDPRLRHRAAPVAQVDAGVRQIVADLFETMYAAPGIGLAAPQVDIHRQIIVIDISEQNDQPLCLINPRILELRGEEQMDEGCLSVPGFYEPVTRAASVRVTALDRDGQPFTLDADGLLAVCIQHEIDHLEGKLFVDHLSSLKRQRIRHKLERDHRTGKAAEPPRRRAI from the coding sequence ATGGCAAAGCTCGACATTCTCACCTTTCCCGATCCGCGTCTACGCCACCGCGCCGCCCCGGTGGCGCAGGTCGATGCCGGCGTCCGGCAGATCGTCGCGGACCTCTTCGAGACCATGTACGCCGCCCCGGGCATCGGGCTGGCGGCGCCCCAGGTGGATATCCACCGGCAGATCATCGTCATCGATATCTCCGAGCAGAACGACCAGCCGCTGTGTCTCATCAACCCGCGGATCCTGGAACTGCGCGGGGAGGAACAGATGGACGAGGGCTGTCTGTCGGTCCCCGGGTTCTACGAACCGGTCACCCGCGCTGCGTCCGTGCGGGTGACCGCCCTGGACCGGGACGGGCAGCCCTTCACCCTGGACGCCGACGGCCTGCTCGCCGTCTGCATCCAGCATGAAATCGACCACCTGGAGGGGAAACTGTTCGTCGACCATCTCTCGTCCCTGAAGCGTCAGCGCATCCGCCACAAACTCGAGCGCGACCACCGCACCGGCAAGGCGGCCGAACCGCCGCGGCGGCGGGCCATCTGA
- the fmt gene encoding methionyl-tRNA formyltransferase, which produces MRIIFAGTPEFAIPGLTALIGAGHDLAAVYTQPDRPAGRGRLLQASPVKQLAMAHGIAVRQPESLRRDRTAVAALRDLGADLMVVIAYGLLLPTAVLHAPRLGCLNVHASLLPRWRGAAPIQRALLAGDTHSGVCIMGMEAGLDTGPVYHRISIPLDPRETGGGLHDRLAALGARALLEALPGIGDGTLAAAPQDPALATYAHKLSKEESIIDWTQAAAAIERQVRAFDPWPVAQTRLHDQTLRIWSAQVAAAPTAGAAPGTVVGADRTGIRVATGAGLLVISRLQLPGKRPLDAADFLNARALQGVRLG; this is translated from the coding sequence GTGCGCATCATCTTCGCCGGAACCCCTGAGTTCGCCATCCCCGGCCTCACGGCACTGATCGGTGCCGGCCATGACCTGGCGGCCGTCTACACCCAGCCGGATCGCCCGGCGGGGCGCGGGCGTCTGCTCCAGGCAAGCCCGGTCAAGCAGTTGGCCATGGCCCATGGCATCGCGGTCCGCCAGCCCGAGTCACTCAGGCGCGACCGGACCGCGGTGGCCGCACTACGCGACCTGGGCGCGGACCTGATGGTGGTGATCGCCTATGGCTTGCTGCTGCCGACCGCCGTGCTGCACGCCCCGCGCCTGGGTTGCCTCAACGTCCACGCCTCACTCCTGCCGCGCTGGCGCGGAGCGGCCCCGATCCAGCGCGCCCTGCTGGCGGGTGACACGCACAGCGGCGTCTGCATCATGGGCATGGAGGCGGGCCTGGACACCGGGCCCGTCTATCATCGGATCAGTATCCCCCTGGACCCCCGGGAGACCGGCGGGGGGCTGCACGACAGACTCGCCGCCCTCGGCGCCCGCGCGCTGCTGGAGGCCCTGCCGGGGATCGGCGACGGCACCCTGGCCGCCGCACCCCAGGACCCTGCGCTCGCGACCTACGCCCACAAACTCAGCAAGGAGGAATCCATCATCGACTGGACTCAAGCCGCCGCAGCCATCGAACGCCAGGTGCGCGCCTTCGACCCCTGGCCCGTGGCCCAGACCCGCTTGCACGACCAAACCTTGCGGATCTGGTCGGCACAGGTCGCCGCGGCGCCGACCGCCGGGGCCGCCCCGGGGACCGTCGTCGGCGCCGACCGCACGGGCATCCGGGTGGCAACCGGCGCCGGGCTGCTCGTCATCAGCCGCCTGCAACTGCCCGGCAAGCGCCCGCTGGACGCCGCCGACTTCCTCAACGCACGGGCGCTGCAGGGTGTGCGTCTTGGCTGA
- the rsmB gene encoding 16S rRNA (cytosine(967)-C(5))-methyltransferase RsmB, with amino-acid sequence MQRGESSVWGQPDTPRQPGADARAAAALAIHRVRDRGQSLTRVLNQSALPRPPADRALTQELIYGTLRVLPRLEALVGILLHHPVKPADRDLEALMLVGLYQLTVLGTPPHAAVAATVEAVRLLGKPDKVGLLNALLRRFLRERETLLAQADQLPSARWLVPEWLLAALRRDWPQDWEDIVTAGNERPPMSLRVNAARTDRLAYAGLLAAAGITARPIPGTEAGLMLDHPVPAQTLPGFDAGLVSVQDGGAQFAAQLLDAQPGQRVLDACAAPGGKTAHLLERAGPGLELVALDSAAARLDTLRENLARLGLQARVVRADAAAPLGDWTRPPFDRILLDVPCSATGVIRRHPDIKWLRRATDIPELCALQARILDAIWPLLAPGGRLLYVTCSVLAAENQDQVAAFLARQPAAREVPIAAAWGRKRSHGRQLLPTNGGSDGFYFALLEKIAP; translated from the coding sequence GTGCAACGCGGCGAATCGTCCGTCTGGGGCCAGCCCGACACACCGCGGCAACCCGGCGCGGACGCCCGTGCCGCCGCGGCCCTGGCGATCCACCGCGTGCGCGACCGCGGCCAGTCGCTGACGCGGGTCCTCAACCAGTCCGCCCTGCCCCGCCCGCCGGCGGATCGTGCCCTCACCCAGGAGCTGATCTACGGCACCCTGCGCGTCCTGCCGCGCCTGGAGGCCCTGGTCGGCATCCTGCTGCACCACCCGGTCAAGCCGGCTGACCGCGACCTGGAGGCCCTGATGCTGGTCGGGCTCTACCAACTCACCGTGCTGGGCACCCCTCCCCACGCGGCGGTCGCCGCCACCGTGGAGGCCGTGCGCCTGCTCGGCAAGCCGGACAAGGTTGGCCTGCTCAACGCCCTGTTGCGACGCTTCCTGCGCGAACGCGAGACCCTGCTGGCGCAGGCCGACCAACTTCCGAGCGCCCGCTGGCTGGTCCCGGAGTGGCTGCTCGCCGCGTTGCGCCGGGACTGGCCCCAGGACTGGGAGGACATCGTCACCGCCGGCAACGAGCGCCCGCCCATGAGCCTGCGGGTCAATGCCGCGCGCACGGACCGGCTGGCCTACGCCGGCCTGCTGGCGGCAGCGGGGATCACCGCCCGCCCCATCCCGGGCACCGAGGCCGGGCTGATGCTCGATCACCCGGTGCCGGCCCAGACCCTGCCCGGCTTCGACGCGGGCCTGGTCTCGGTGCAGGACGGCGGCGCCCAGTTCGCCGCCCAGCTCCTCGACGCCCAACCCGGGCAGCGGGTGCTCGACGCCTGTGCCGCCCCCGGCGGCAAGACCGCCCACCTCCTGGAGCGTGCCGGCCCGGGACTGGAACTGGTGGCCCTCGACTCGGCAGCGGCGCGCCTCGACACCCTGCGCGAGAATCTGGCCCGTCTCGGGCTGCAGGCCCGGGTGGTGCGCGCGGACGCCGCCGCCCCACTCGGCGACTGGACGCGCCCGCCCTTCGACCGCATCCTGCTCGATGTCCCCTGCTCCGCCACCGGCGTCATCCGCCGACACCCGGACATCAAATGGCTGCGCCGCGCCACGGACATCCCCGAACTATGCGCCCTGCAGGCGCGCATCCTGGACGCCATCTGGCCCCTGCTGGCCCCCGGCGGGCGGCTGCTCTATGTCACCTGTTCCGTGCTGGCCGCCGAGAACCAGGACCAGGTGGCCGCCTTCCTGGCACGCCAGCCGGCGGCCCGCGAGGTCCCGATCGCCGCCGCGTGGGGGCGCAAGCGTAGCCATGGCCGCCAGTTGCTGCCCACGAACGGCGGGAGTGACGGCTTCTATTTCGCCCTGCTCGAGAAGATAGCCCCGTGA